The Leucobacter rhizosphaerae genome includes a region encoding these proteins:
- a CDS encoding FAD-dependent oxidoreductase: MPGSPGPQIAIVGSGPSGCYLAQALLRSLPHAEITIIDRLASPFGLIRYGVAADHQHTKAITRQFERLFQAGNVRFAGNVELGRDVGLDELRAHFDAVVLATGLSADRALALPGGELPGVIGAGTVTRALNAHPDEPTTLPDLGSDVVLIGAGNVALDLLRFLVKAESDYDASDIADPALERYLGSPAARVTVASRSDAAHAKGDAQMLRELAALPRAVYRLPDDPGSALADDGALDRAQAGRLAAVEELVASERPAHPGPAVTLRFGVIPVRILGEERVEAVEFAAGDDVVVVPATSVITAVGFAASDPLAELLADHSEVGGIEPGLYRTGWAKRGPSGGIPENRACAKSVAEEIVADVTSGALPGSETRLGFDGLPADVRAASVDYAQWLRLEQHERELAPSGRIRRKISDHDRMVAIAHDRA; the protein is encoded by the coding sequence ATGCCCGGATCCCCCGGCCCCCAGATCGCCATCGTGGGCAGCGGCCCCTCGGGGTGCTACCTGGCGCAGGCGCTCCTTCGGAGCCTGCCGCACGCCGAGATCACGATCATCGATCGCCTCGCGTCGCCGTTCGGCCTGATCCGCTACGGCGTCGCCGCCGACCATCAGCACACGAAGGCCATCACCCGTCAGTTCGAGCGCCTGTTCCAGGCGGGCAATGTTCGCTTCGCTGGCAACGTCGAGCTGGGGCGCGACGTGGGTCTCGACGAGCTCCGCGCGCACTTCGACGCCGTGGTGCTCGCAACCGGGCTGAGCGCGGATCGTGCGCTCGCGCTCCCGGGCGGCGAGCTGCCCGGGGTGATCGGGGCCGGCACCGTGACCCGGGCGCTGAATGCGCACCCGGACGAGCCGACGACACTGCCCGACCTCGGCTCCGACGTCGTGCTGATCGGCGCCGGGAACGTCGCGCTCGATCTCCTGCGGTTTCTCGTGAAGGCCGAGAGCGACTACGACGCCAGCGACATCGCGGATCCCGCGCTCGAGCGGTATCTCGGCAGCCCGGCCGCACGCGTGACCGTCGCGAGCCGGTCCGATGCTGCGCACGCGAAGGGCGACGCGCAGATGCTCCGCGAGCTCGCCGCGCTCCCCCGTGCCGTCTACCGGTTGCCCGACGACCCCGGCAGTGCGCTCGCCGACGACGGCGCGCTCGACCGCGCCCAGGCCGGCCGCCTCGCCGCGGTCGAGGAGCTCGTCGCGAGCGAGCGCCCCGCGCATCCCGGCCCCGCGGTCACCCTGCGATTCGGGGTGATCCCCGTCCGGATTCTCGGCGAGGAGCGCGTCGAGGCCGTGGAATTCGCCGCGGGCGACGACGTGGTCGTCGTGCCGGCGACGAGCGTCATCACCGCCGTGGGGTTCGCTGCGTCCGACCCCCTCGCCGAGCTGCTCGCCGACCACTCGGAGGTCGGGGGGATCGAGCCGGGCCTGTACCGCACCGGGTGGGCCAAGCGCGGCCCGAGCGGTGGGATCCCTGAGAACCGCGCCTGCGCCAAGTCGGTCGCCGAGGAGATCGTCGCGGACGTCACGTCGGGCGCACTCCCGGGTTCGGAGACTAGACTCGGCTTCGACGGGCTGCCGGCCGATGTCCGCGCCGCGTCCGTCGACTACGCGCAGTGGCTCCGACTCGAGCAGCACGAGCGCGAGCTCGCCCCGTCGGGCCGGATCCGCCGCAAGATCTCAGACCACGACCGGATGGTCGCCATCGCACACGACCGGGCGTAG
- a CDS encoding flavodoxin domain-containing protein has product MKFTVLYGTESGNSELIAEDLGAKLRETELDVEVADLQDTDPASLGADRFVIVVCSTHGDGDLPNTAIPFAEAFDAALPDLTGMRYAMFGLGDTFYEATYSQGSEHIDRRFAAQGAIRVGEYGRHDASSWDLGSDVALEWLPGVLEAAAEPASA; this is encoded by the coding sequence GTGAAGTTCACCGTTCTCTACGGCACCGAATCCGGCAACTCCGAGCTCATCGCCGAGGATCTCGGCGCCAAGCTCCGCGAGACCGAGCTCGACGTCGAGGTCGCCGACCTGCAGGACACCGATCCCGCGAGCCTGGGCGCCGACCGCTTCGTGATCGTGGTCTGCTCCACGCACGGCGACGGCGACCTGCCGAACACGGCGATCCCGTTCGCGGAGGCCTTCGATGCGGCACTCCCCGACCTGACGGGGATGCGCTACGCCATGTTCGGGCTCGGTGACACGTTCTACGAGGCCACCTACAGCCAGGGCAGCGAGCACATCGACCGCCGGTTCGCCGCGCAGGGCGCGATCCGTGTTGGCGAGTACGGTCGGCACGACGCCTCGTCGTGGGACCTCGGCAGCGACGTCGCGCTCGAGTGGCTCCCGGGCGTGCTCGAGGCCGCCGCCGAGCCCGCCTCCGCCTAG
- a CDS encoding gamma-glutamyl-gamma-aminobutyrate hydrolase family protein: MADLAVDPALFAPGTGESPEDPAGPLIPVVVSLNTPGMNQLSYDLTREFTLTAFEAVRAAGGRPRLVDSAAVSLTPSDAVLAGASAVLFLGGGDVDGSCYGYTGPPPANEYGVDLRADRYCIELLHEVVARDLPMLAICRGSQLLNVAFGGTLIPDIENWSQHRGGAGSPLFIDEEVRLEEGSEIARILGTSAVTVRNGHHQAVAEVAPALRVTARAHDGIVEGTQHRTASWVLGIQWHPEESAADLEDRARLFGALVERARRA; this comes from the coding sequence ATGGCCGATCTGGCGGTCGATCCCGCACTCTTCGCTCCGGGAACGGGGGAGTCCCCGGAGGATCCCGCGGGTCCGCTCATCCCGGTCGTGGTCTCGCTCAACACTCCCGGCATGAATCAGCTGTCGTACGACCTGACGCGGGAGTTCACCCTCACCGCGTTCGAGGCCGTGCGTGCCGCGGGCGGGCGTCCGCGCCTGGTGGACTCCGCGGCCGTCTCGCTGACGCCGTCGGACGCGGTGCTCGCAGGGGCGTCGGCGGTGCTCTTCCTGGGCGGCGGAGACGTCGACGGCTCGTGCTACGGGTACACCGGCCCGCCACCCGCGAACGAGTACGGCGTCGACCTCCGCGCTGATCGGTACTGCATCGAGCTCCTGCACGAGGTCGTGGCGCGGGATCTTCCGATGCTCGCGATCTGCCGGGGGTCGCAGCTGCTGAACGTGGCGTTCGGGGGCACGCTGATCCCGGACATCGAGAACTGGTCGCAGCACCGCGGCGGCGCCGGATCCCCGCTCTTCATCGACGAGGAGGTGCGGCTCGAGGAGGGTTCCGAGATCGCCCGGATCCTCGGCACGTCCGCGGTGACCGTGCGGAACGGGCATCACCAGGCCGTCGCCGAGGTCGCCCCGGCGCTGCGCGTGACCGCTCGTGCCCACGACGGCATCGTCGAGGGCACGCAGCACCGCACGGCGAGCTGGGTGCTCGGCATCCAGTGGCACCCGGAGGAGTCGGCGGCCGACCTCGAGGATCGGGCGCGCCTGTTCGGGGCGCTCGTGGAGCGGGCGAGGAGAGCCTAG
- a CDS encoding APC family permease, translating into MDTANPPVEHDEDAAHLASLGYTYDTTFKREMSFWGNVSLGFTYLSPIAGVYSMFAISLGTAGPPMAWALVIALVGQFFVALIFGEVVSNYPVAGGVYPWSRRLWGRKWAWMNGWIYVVALIGTIAAVAYGAAPFVASVFGGVVDAGGTVLIALGTLLVATVLNFMGTRVLSMAATIGLIAELVGSVVIGGYLLIFGRVHDFSVLFDNQGIGNDAPGGYFGAFAAAALIGLFAYYGFEANGDVAEEIKDPSRRVPRAMRITLYIGGFAANLLVFSLVLAVPDFAAVASGESTDPIGDLLHNAFGPIFPVVMLVIVIAFISCITSLQAAASRLLYSMARDRFLPGSTMLARFNEARHVPQNALLAAGLFPAAVVVFSLLLAEALTAMVGFGTVGIYVGFGMVVLAALRARILGWKPAGRFTLGAWAYPVNIIALLWGAIAIINILWPRPTGGGWAEDYLLIMTTVGVVVVGWIYMLVSKAYARGDAPSGDASGAIKTVAP; encoded by the coding sequence ATGGATACCGCGAACCCACCAGTCGAGCACGACGAGGATGCCGCCCACCTCGCGTCTCTCGGCTACACCTACGACACGACCTTCAAGCGAGAGATGAGTTTCTGGGGAAACGTCTCGCTCGGATTCACCTACCTCTCACCGATCGCCGGCGTCTACTCGATGTTCGCGATTTCGCTCGGGACCGCGGGGCCGCCCATGGCCTGGGCGCTCGTCATCGCCCTCGTCGGACAGTTCTTCGTCGCCCTCATCTTCGGTGAGGTCGTCTCGAACTACCCGGTCGCGGGTGGCGTCTACCCCTGGTCGCGCCGACTGTGGGGCCGCAAGTGGGCCTGGATGAACGGCTGGATCTACGTCGTCGCCCTGATCGGCACGATCGCCGCGGTCGCCTACGGTGCCGCACCCTTCGTCGCTTCGGTCTTCGGCGGGGTGGTCGACGCCGGCGGCACGGTGCTCATCGCACTCGGCACGCTGCTCGTCGCGACGGTCCTCAACTTCATGGGGACGCGCGTGCTCAGCATGGCCGCGACGATCGGCCTGATCGCCGAGCTCGTGGGCTCCGTGGTCATCGGCGGCTACCTGCTCATCTTCGGCCGGGTGCACGACTTCTCGGTGCTCTTCGACAACCAGGGCATCGGCAACGACGCCCCGGGCGGCTACTTCGGAGCCTTCGCCGCCGCGGCGCTGATCGGCCTCTTCGCCTACTACGGCTTCGAAGCCAACGGCGACGTCGCCGAGGAGATCAAGGACCCCAGTCGCCGGGTGCCGCGCGCCATGCGGATCACCCTCTACATCGGCGGCTTCGCCGCGAACCTCCTGGTCTTCTCGCTGGTGCTCGCGGTGCCCGACTTTGCAGCGGTCGCGAGCGGCGAGTCCACGGATCCGATCGGCGACCTGCTGCACAATGCCTTCGGCCCGATCTTCCCGGTCGTCATGCTCGTCATCGTCATCGCCTTCATCTCGTGCATCACGAGCCTGCAGGCCGCGGCGAGCCGTCTGCTCTACTCGATGGCGCGTGACCGGTTCCTGCCGGGATCGACGATGCTCGCCCGCTTCAACGAGGCGCGGCACGTGCCGCAGAACGCGCTGCTCGCGGCGGGTCTCTTCCCCGCGGCCGTGGTCGTGTTCTCGCTCCTGCTCGCCGAGGCGCTCACCGCGATGGTCGGCTTCGGCACGGTCGGCATCTACGTCGGCTTCGGCATGGTCGTGCTGGCGGCACTCCGGGCCCGCATCCTCGGCTGGAAGCCTGCGGGTCGGTTCACCCTCGGCGCCTGGGCCTACCCGGTGAACATCATCGCCCTGCTCTGGGGTGCGATCGCGATCATCAACATCCTCTGGCCGCGCCCCACGGGCGGCGGCTGGGCGGAGGACTACCTGCTGATCATGACCACCGTCGGTGTGGTGGTCGTCGGCTGGATCTACATGCTGGTCTCCAAGGCCTACGCGCGCGGTGACGCCCCCTCGGGCGACGCCAGCGGGGCCATCAAGACGGTCGCCCCGTAG
- a CDS encoding cupin domain-containing protein: MTQHVSVSEVFARIPESGPLEAPLGTSTTGPTRTWLEEFTSDGERGVHTGFWRCEPGESEWDFTDLGEVIHVLSGRMTVTEEGGQPVELGPGDVASFPTGWTGTWKITETLEKFYVML; the protein is encoded by the coding sequence GTGACGCAGCATGTGAGTGTTTCCGAGGTGTTCGCGCGTATCCCCGAATCCGGCCCGCTCGAGGCGCCGCTCGGCACGTCGACGACCGGCCCGACCCGCACCTGGCTCGAAGAGTTCACCTCGGATGGCGAGCGCGGAGTGCACACCGGCTTCTGGCGGTGCGAGCCGGGTGAGTCGGAGTGGGACTTCACGGACCTCGGAGAGGTCATCCACGTGCTTTCCGGGCGTATGACGGTGACCGAGGAGGGCGGGCAGCCCGTCGAGCTCGGCCCCGGCGACGTCGCCTCGTTCCCGACCGGGTGGACGGGCACCTGGAAGATCACGGAGACGCTGGAGAAGTTCTACGTGATGCTCTAG
- a CDS encoding nuclear transport factor 2 family protein, protein MHEDVRAAVQRYVDGCRAADPAAVRDAFDENAVMWGYLGPEFVTMTGGAFATEVIGTADPAGPGYAAEIHSIEVVGDVASAVLDERQFLGADFRNFFGLVRREGVWRITSKVFTTR, encoded by the coding sequence ATGCACGAAGATGTGAGAGCCGCGGTCCAACGCTACGTCGACGGGTGCCGCGCCGCGGATCCCGCTGCGGTGCGCGATGCGTTCGACGAAAACGCGGTCATGTGGGGGTACCTCGGGCCGGAGTTCGTCACGATGACCGGGGGCGCGTTCGCCACCGAGGTCATCGGCACCGCGGACCCGGCCGGCCCGGGGTACGCGGCTGAGATCCACAGCATCGAGGTGGTCGGCGACGTGGCGAGCGCGGTGCTCGACGAGCGGCAGTTCCTCGGGGCCGACTTCCGGAACTTCTTCGGGCTCGTCCGTCGCGAGGGCGTCTGGCGCATCACGAGCAAGGTGTTCACGACGCGATAG
- a CDS encoding ornithine cyclodeaminase family protein yields MPQIPFLDAAAVRRALPAERAMQALDAALRTEIDPEVDAPRLFSPAPHGEFLLMPAQGPEFSGLKALTVAPGNPARNLPKIQGLYLLIDSDSLAPVAILEGSSLTAIRTAAVTLTAIRYLAAAAPATDRPPARPEFLVIGAGVQAESHIRAARAALPGAEFTVAGRRPERVAALRAALGGDDTRALDPAPGALDRAVAEADVILCVTSSDTPVFDGSLVRGGAIVAAVGTHGRDRREVDDRLVARADLLVEGRRSAERENGNLATALGPADWAAPSAPRNLREAALGRLSRRPGHPALYTGVGMSWEDLVCAAAAFTASTSGRE; encoded by the coding sequence GTGCCCCAGATCCCCTTCCTCGACGCCGCCGCGGTGCGCCGGGCGCTCCCCGCCGAGCGCGCGATGCAGGCCCTGGACGCGGCCCTGCGCACGGAGATCGACCCAGAGGTCGACGCGCCGCGCCTGTTCAGCCCGGCTCCGCACGGTGAGTTCCTCCTCATGCCCGCGCAGGGACCCGAGTTCAGCGGGCTCAAGGCGCTCACCGTCGCACCGGGCAATCCCGCCCGGAACCTGCCCAAGATTCAGGGCCTGTACCTCCTCATCGATTCCGACTCGCTCGCTCCGGTGGCGATTCTCGAGGGGTCCTCCCTCACCGCGATCCGAACCGCCGCCGTGACACTGACCGCGATTCGATACCTGGCCGCCGCGGCTCCTGCCACGGACCGGCCGCCGGCGCGACCAGAGTTCCTCGTGATCGGTGCGGGGGTGCAGGCGGAGAGCCACATCCGTGCGGCGCGGGCAGCCCTCCCCGGTGCGGAGTTCACCGTCGCCGGCCGCCGCCCCGAGCGCGTCGCGGCGCTCCGTGCGGCGCTCGGCGGCGACGACACCCGGGCCCTCGATCCTGCGCCCGGCGCCCTCGACCGAGCGGTCGCCGAGGCCGACGTGATCCTCTGCGTCACGAGTTCGGACACCCCCGTCTTCGACGGCTCGCTCGTGCGCGGCGGTGCGATCGTCGCCGCCGTCGGCACGCACGGCCGCGACCGCCGGGAGGTCGACGACCGTCTCGTCGCCCGGGCGGACCTCCTGGTCGAGGGCCGCCGCTCCGCCGAGCGGGAGAACGGGAACCTGGCCACCGCGCTCGGCCCCGCCGACTGGGCGGCCCCCAGCGCACCCCGCAACCTGCGAGAGGCCGCGCTCGGCCGGCTCAGCCGCCGCCCGGGACACCCCGCGCTCTACACGGGCGTCGGGATGTCCTGGGAGGATCTCGTCTGCGCCGCCGCCGCCTTCACCGCGTCGACGTCCGGGCGCGAGTGA
- a CDS encoding agmatine deiminase family protein, protein MTAWRMPIEGHEQERLWMAWPTSGYTLGDTEAEVEEARRTWAAVANAASEYEAVTVVVNPGDEDIAARYLASQIDRHVAPLNDAWMRDMGPSFVIGDNGELGAVNFVFNGWGGQEWAEWEHDQHIGRIVAEASGATLINSEMTNEGGGIQVDGTGRVILTETVQLDPGRNPGWTRAQVEAELARTIGTTSAIWLPRGLFRDHDTFGTRGHSDILAAFATPSQLLMHRQDSESHPDHQIARTNRDVVERTLDDTSAGFEIIDMPAPTVLRDAEGFVDYSYINHLVINDAVLACAFDDPADDRALATLREVYPGRTVVGIDARPLFARGGGIHCITQQQPKAA, encoded by the coding sequence ATGACCGCATGGCGCATGCCCATCGAGGGGCACGAACAGGAACGGCTGTGGATGGCCTGGCCGACCTCGGGTTACACCCTGGGCGACACCGAGGCCGAGGTCGAGGAGGCGCGGCGCACCTGGGCCGCCGTCGCGAACGCGGCGAGCGAGTACGAGGCGGTCACCGTCGTCGTCAACCCGGGTGACGAGGACATCGCCGCGAGGTATCTCGCGTCGCAGATCGACCGTCACGTCGCGCCGCTCAACGACGCCTGGATGCGCGACATGGGTCCGAGCTTCGTCATCGGCGACAACGGCGAGCTCGGGGCGGTGAACTTCGTGTTCAACGGCTGGGGTGGTCAGGAGTGGGCCGAGTGGGAGCACGATCAGCACATCGGCCGGATCGTGGCCGAGGCGTCGGGTGCCACGCTCATCAACTCCGAGATGACCAACGAGGGCGGCGGGATCCAGGTCGACGGCACCGGACGCGTCATCCTCACCGAGACCGTACAGCTCGATCCGGGCCGCAACCCCGGGTGGACCCGTGCGCAGGTCGAGGCCGAGCTCGCCCGCACGATCGGCACGACGAGCGCCATTTGGCTCCCTCGCGGCCTGTTCCGCGACCACGACACGTTCGGCACACGCGGGCACTCCGACATCCTCGCCGCGTTCGCGACCCCGAGCCAGCTCCTCATGCACCGGCAGGACTCCGAGTCGCACCCCGATCACCAGATCGCCCGGACCAATCGCGACGTCGTGGAGCGCACCCTCGACGACACCTCGGCCGGCTTCGAGATCATCGACATGCCCGCGCCCACGGTGCTGCGCGACGCCGAGGGGTTCGTGGACTACAGCTACATCAACCACCTCGTGATCAACGACGCGGTGCTCGCGTGCGCGTTCGACGACCCCGCCGACGATCGGGCGCTCGCCACCCTGCGCGAGGTCTACCCCGGCCGCACCGTCGTCGGCATCGACGCGCGCCCGCTGTTCGCCCGCGGCGGCGGCATCCACTGCATCACGCAGCAGCAGCCGAAGGCCGCCTGA
- a CDS encoding aldehyde dehydrogenase (NADP(+)), protein MPAAALTPELELVVARAAAAAPAFAATSPTERGRAIVAVADALEGAKASLVEIAARETGLTEARLTGEVTRTAVQLRLFADTLVHGGYLDARIDPADDDFALGVRPDVRRVLIPVGPVINFSASNFPFAFSVLGGDSASILAAGCPLIVKAHSGHPELSDATAEVAATALRAAGMPEGVFQLIHGREAGVAVLQDPRVRAGAFTGSISVGRLLADLAANRPAPIPFFGELGSVNPVFLTAAAIAERAAEIASGYVTSVSGSAGQLCTKPGFAFVPEDSELPAAIAAAAVDLAEHRLLDPRISRSFDERRQAILSAPGVRPIVEGGIRFDDAGHGWATPTIVAVSLEDFRTSREALVEEAFGPLSIVVETPDGTDLAALVPEFFEGNLTGTLHVSEAEGAGSTANAPALRALVEALSQQVGRVLFNGWSTGVAVTPAQQHGGPWPATTNDTSTSVGTAAITRFLRPVAYQNAPAAFLPLALQDANPLGVPQAIAPAGESRSWGSAATA, encoded by the coding sequence ATGCCTGCCGCTGCCCTCACCCCGGAACTCGAACTCGTCGTCGCGCGCGCCGCGGCCGCCGCGCCCGCGTTCGCCGCGACCAGTCCGACGGAGCGGGGCCGCGCGATCGTCGCCGTCGCCGATGCGCTCGAGGGCGCGAAGGCGTCTCTCGTCGAGATCGCCGCGCGCGAGACCGGGCTCACCGAGGCCCGGCTCACCGGGGAGGTGACGCGGACCGCGGTGCAGCTCCGTCTCTTCGCCGACACGCTCGTGCACGGCGGCTACCTCGACGCACGCATCGACCCCGCGGACGACGACTTCGCGCTCGGCGTCCGCCCCGACGTGCGCCGCGTGCTGATCCCAGTCGGTCCGGTCATCAACTTCTCGGCGTCGAACTTCCCCTTCGCCTTCTCCGTCCTGGGGGGCGATTCGGCGTCGATCCTGGCCGCCGGCTGCCCGCTCATCGTGAAGGCGCACTCGGGGCACCCGGAGCTCTCCGACGCCACGGCCGAGGTCGCCGCGACCGCCCTGCGCGCCGCGGGCATGCCGGAGGGGGTGTTCCAGCTGATCCACGGCCGTGAGGCGGGGGTCGCCGTGCTGCAGGATCCGCGGGTGCGCGCCGGCGCCTTCACCGGCTCGATCAGCGTCGGCCGCTTGCTCGCCGACCTCGCGGCGAATCGTCCGGCTCCGATCCCGTTCTTCGGCGAGCTCGGCAGCGTCAACCCGGTCTTCCTCACCGCCGCGGCGATCGCGGAGCGCGCTGCGGAGATCGCGAGCGGATACGTCACGAGCGTGTCCGGCTCCGCGGGGCAGCTCTGCACGAAGCCCGGCTTCGCGTTTGTGCCGGAGGACTCCGAGCTTCCGGCCGCGATCGCCGCGGCCGCCGTCGACCTCGCCGAGCACCGGCTGCTCGACCCCCGGATCTCTCGGAGCTTCGACGAGCGCCGTCAGGCGATCCTCTCGGCACCCGGGGTCCGGCCCATCGTCGAGGGCGGCATCCGCTTCGACGACGCGGGGCACGGCTGGGCCACCCCGACGATCGTCGCGGTGTCCCTCGAGGACTTCCGCACGAGCCGGGAGGCGCTCGTCGAGGAGGCGTTCGGCCCCCTCTCCATCGTCGTGGAGACGCCCGATGGCACCGACCTCGCCGCGCTCGTGCCGGAGTTCTTCGAGGGCAACCTCACGGGAACGCTGCACGTGAGCGAGGCCGAAGGTGCGGGATCGACCGCCAACGCCCCGGCCCTCCGCGCGCTCGTCGAGGCGCTCAGCCAGCAGGTCGGCCGGGTCCTCTTCAACGGCTGGTCGACCGGCGTGGCCGTCACACCCGCCCAGCAGCACGGCGGCCCGTGGCCCGCGACGACCAACGACACGAGCACTTCCGTCGGCACCGCGGCGATCACCCGCTTCCTCCGGCCCGTCGCGTACCAGAACGCTCCGGCCGCGTTCCTGCCGCTCGCCCTCCAGGACGCGAACCCGCTGGGGGTCCCGCAGGCGATCGCCCCCGCGGGCGAATCGCGGAGCTGGGGCAGCGCCGCAACCGCCTAG
- a CDS encoding META domain-containing protein, which translates to MTRAMLRTAALATAATAALLLSACAGGASAGIEGVWGDPDAEGAPSLEFLADGTYAGTDGCNRLGGDYTQADDGTIDLGIMRSTMMYCEGVDTWLVQAHEATLISDELVFRDEQGAEIGTLARHDQ; encoded by the coding sequence ATGACCCGCGCCATGCTCCGAACCGCCGCCCTCGCCACCGCCGCCACCGCCGCGCTGCTGCTCTCCGCGTGCGCGGGCGGCGCGTCGGCCGGCATCGAGGGCGTCTGGGGCGATCCCGACGCGGAGGGTGCGCCGTCGCTCGAGTTCCTCGCCGACGGCACCTACGCCGGCACCGACGGCTGCAACCGCCTCGGCGGCGACTACACGCAGGCCGACGACGGCACGATCGACCTCGGCATCATGCGCTCGACGATGATGTACTGCGAGGGGGTCGACACCTGGCTCGTGCAGGCCCACGAGGCCACGCTCATCTCGGACGAACTGGTCTTCCGCGACGAGCAGGGTGCCGAGATCGGCACCCTCGCTCGCCACGATCAGTGA
- the purH gene encoding bifunctional phosphoribosylaminoimidazolecarboxamide formyltransferase/IMP cyclohydrolase, with protein sequence MAVQSHDPSLYEHRDQIEVRRALISVSDKTRLLDLASALAESGVEIVSTGSTAATIREAGHAVTDVAEVTGFAEALDGRVKTLHPAVHSGLLADLRLADHRAQMAELGYSAFELVVVNLYPFEQTVLSGKPAADVIENVDIGGPAMVRATAKNHANAAIVVSPARYDEIIEAVRAGGTTLAQRRSLATEAFVHTAQYDAAVANWFLDQEDRAWGDAPVSEDVAADASVDSIFETTEGYVGYEMFGLRESVLRYGENSHQRAALFSETEGAGIAQATQLHGKAMSYNNYVDADAAVRAAFDHEAPAVAIIKHANPCGIAIAPEGAADPIAAAHELAHACDPVSAYGGVVAANREVSGGMAETLAGIFTEVIIAPSFAPEALAVLTQKKNVRLLVLPTEFTANPVELRQVSGGFLLQDTDRSFAPASEWELVTGEPVDQETLAELEFAWRACRAVKSNAILLTNGGASVGVGMGQVNRVDSCRLAVERAGDRAAGSVAASDAFFPFADGLQVLLDAGVRAVVQPGGSVRDPEVIEAAKAAGVAMYVTGERHFFH encoded by the coding sequence ATGGCAGTCCAGAGCCACGATCCCAGCCTCTACGAGCACCGCGATCAGATCGAGGTGCGCCGCGCGCTCATCTCGGTGAGCGACAAGACCCGTCTGCTCGATCTCGCGAGCGCGCTCGCCGAGTCCGGCGTCGAGATCGTCTCCACCGGATCGACCGCGGCCACGATCCGCGAGGCTGGTCACGCGGTCACCGACGTCGCGGAGGTGACGGGGTTCGCCGAGGCCCTCGACGGTCGGGTGAAGACGCTCCACCCGGCCGTGCACTCGGGGTTGCTCGCCGACCTGCGCCTCGCCGACCACCGGGCGCAGATGGCGGAGCTCGGCTACAGCGCGTTCGAGCTCGTCGTCGTGAACCTCTACCCGTTCGAGCAGACCGTGCTCTCGGGCAAGCCCGCCGCGGACGTCATCGAGAACGTCGACATCGGCGGACCGGCGATGGTGCGCGCGACGGCCAAGAACCACGCGAACGCTGCCATCGTCGTCTCCCCGGCGCGCTACGACGAGATCATCGAGGCCGTGCGCGCGGGCGGGACGACCCTCGCGCAGCGCCGCTCGCTCGCGACCGAGGCCTTCGTGCACACCGCGCAGTACGACGCGGCGGTGGCGAACTGGTTCCTCGACCAGGAGGATCGGGCCTGGGGCGATGCGCCGGTGTCGGAGGACGTCGCCGCCGATGCGTCGGTCGACAGCATCTTCGAGACGACCGAGGGGTACGTCGGGTACGAGATGTTCGGCCTGCGCGAGTCCGTGCTGCGCTACGGCGAGAACAGCCACCAGCGCGCCGCGCTGTTCAGCGAGACCGAGGGGGCGGGGATCGCGCAGGCGACCCAGCTCCACGGCAAGGCGATGTCGTACAACAACTACGTCGACGCCGACGCCGCCGTGCGCGCGGCGTTCGATCACGAGGCCCCCGCCGTCGCGATCATCAAACACGCGAACCCCTGCGGCATCGCGATCGCTCCGGAGGGCGCCGCCGATCCGATCGCGGCCGCCCACGAGCTGGCTCACGCGTGCGATCCGGTCTCCGCCTACGGCGGGGTGGTCGCGGCGAACCGCGAGGTGTCGGGCGGCATGGCCGAGACGCTCGCGGGAATCTTCACCGAGGTCATCATCGCACCGAGTTTCGCGCCCGAGGCCCTTGCCGTGCTCACGCAGAAGAAGAACGTGCGCCTGCTCGTGCTGCCCACGGAGTTCACCGCGAACCCCGTGGAGCTGCGGCAGGTCTCCGGCGGCTTCCTGCTGCAGGACACGGACCGCTCCTTCGCGCCGGCGTCCGAGTGGGAGCTCGTCACGGGTGAGCCGGTCGACCAGGAGACGCTCGCCGAGCTCGAGTTCGCGTGGCGCGCGTGCCGCGCGGTGAAGTCGAACGCGATCCTGCTGACGAACGGCGGCGCCTCGGTCGGCGTCGGCATGGGACAGGTGAACCGCGTCGACTCCTGCCGCCTGGCAGTGGAGCGGGCGGGGGACCGGGCCGCCGGTTCGGTCGCGGCCTCCGACGCGTTCTTCCCGTTCGCCGACGGACTGCAGGTGCTGCTCGACGCCGGCGTGCGCGCCGTCGTGCAGCCGGGCGGCTCGGTGCGCGACCCCGAAGTCATCGAGGCCGCGAAAGCCGCCGGCGTGGCCATGTACGTCACGGGCGAGCGCCACTTCTTCCACTAG